One part of the Vicinamibacteria bacterium genome encodes these proteins:
- a CDS encoding PfkB family carbohydrate kinase, which translates to EHLLERVFLTLGDRGVLIATQFRAGAVVQCETVNTTGAGDAFIGSFAVFLGEGLSEIDAIKRANLYAALTTASVGTQSRS; encoded by the coding sequence CCGAGCACTTGCTCGAACGCGTGTTCCTGACGCTTGGTGACCGAGGGGTACTCATCGCAACCCAGTTCCGAGCTGGTGCCGTCGTACAATGTGAAACGGTGAATACGACCGGCGCCGGCGACGCGTTCATCGGTAGCTTCGCGGTGTTCCTCGGCGAAGGACTGTCGGAGATCGATGCGATAAAGCGCGCCAACCTCTACGCCGCGCTAACGACCGCCTCAGTGGGTACGCAAAGTCGTTCGTGA